The following proteins are co-located in the Rippkaea orientalis PCC 8801 genome:
- the rplL gene encoding 50S ribosomal protein L7/L12 — translation MSAATDQILEQLKSLTLLEASELVKQIEEAFGVSAAAPVGGGMMMMAPGGAAPAAAEPEEEKTEFDVVLEDVPADKKIAILKVVRAITGLGLKEAKDLVESAPKPIKEATNKDDAESIKKQLEEAGAKASVK, via the coding sequence ATGTCTGCTGCAACTGATCAAATTCTCGAACAGTTAAAATCTTTAACCTTGTTAGAAGCGTCTGAACTGGTTAAACAGATTGAAGAAGCTTTTGGTGTAAGTGCTGCTGCTCCCGTTGGCGGTGGTATGATGATGATGGCTCCAGGTGGGGCTGCTCCTGCGGCGGCTGAACCTGAAGAAGAGAAAACCGAATTTGATGTGGTTCTCGAAGATGTTCCGGCTGATAAGAAAATTGCGATTCTTAAGGTCGTTCGTGCCATTACTGGCTTAGGTCTTAAGGAAGCTAAGGATCTCGTTGAATCTGCGCCTAAACCCATCAAGGAAGCCACTAACAAGGATGATGCCGAAAGCATTAAGAAGCAGCTTGAAGAAGCCGGTGCTAAAGCCAGCGTTAAGTAA
- a CDS encoding glycosyltransferase, with amino-acid sequence MTKLSLCMIVKNEAENLPPCLESVRNVVDEMVVMDTGSTDQTVEIAQQFGAKVPYFEWCNDFAIARNAALDHVTGDWVLILDADERLNPNVVPQLKQAITDENSLVINLVRHEIGASQSPYSLVSRLFRKHPEVEFSRPYHAIIDDSVSELLKKESHWKIVDLPAIAVFHYGYDPQTITALDKYTKAQKSMEGFLDKNPNDPYTCSKLGALYLQIGKEKDGIKLLKKGLKSNKADAHVLFELHYHLANAYTRENESEKAIKHYQKAIVQEIMAPLKLGAYNNFGVVLQSIDDFKNAAKMYETTLQIDPNFITGYYNLAMTLSSMGRLADAEAVYNKLLSLSPNYAPAYQNLGVVLFKLKKLPESSAAFKKAMSLYESQNYHQEAQKLKAGLQELGIWEE; translated from the coding sequence ATGACTAAACTTAGTCTTTGCATGATTGTTAAGAATGAAGCCGAAAATTTACCACCGTGTTTAGAAAGCGTTAGAAATGTTGTTGATGAAATGGTGGTAATGGATACAGGATCAACGGATCAAACGGTAGAAATTGCTCAACAATTTGGTGCAAAAGTTCCTTACTTTGAATGGTGTAATGATTTTGCGATCGCTCGTAATGCGGCTCTTGATCATGTCACAGGAGACTGGGTATTAATCTTAGATGCGGATGAGAGATTAAACCCCAATGTTGTCCCTCAACTCAAACAAGCCATCACCGATGAAAATAGTTTAGTCATCAATTTAGTGCGTCATGAAATTGGCGCATCTCAGTCTCCTTATTCTTTAGTTTCGCGGTTATTTCGGAAACATCCAGAGGTTGAGTTTTCCCGTCCCTATCATGCCATTATTGATGATAGTGTTAGTGAATTGTTGAAAAAAGAAAGCCATTGGAAAATTGTTGATTTACCCGCGATCGCAGTTTTCCATTATGGTTATGATCCCCAAACCATTACCGCTTTGGATAAATATACCAAAGCGCAAAAATCAATGGAGGGATTTTTGGACAAAAATCCCAATGATCCCTACACTTGTAGTAAGTTAGGGGCACTATACTTACAAATTGGCAAGGAAAAAGACGGCATTAAATTACTCAAAAAAGGATTAAAATCCAATAAAGCTGATGCTCATGTTTTATTTGAATTACATTATCATCTAGCTAATGCTTATACCCGTGAAAATGAATCAGAAAAGGCTATTAAGCACTACCAAAAAGCCATTGTTCAAGAAATCATGGCTCCCTTAAAATTAGGTGCTTATAATAATTTTGGAGTAGTATTACAAAGCATCGATGACTTTAAAAATGCTGCTAAAATGTACGAAACAACCCTACAAATTGATCCCAATTTTATTACAGGCTATTATAATTTAGCCATGACCTTGAGTAGCATGGGACGCTTAGCAGATGCAGAAGCGGTTTATAATAAATTGCTCTCTCTAAGTCCTAATTATGCACCAGCCTATCAAAATTTAGGCGTTGTCTTATTTAAGTTAAAGAAATTACCTGAAAGTTCAGCCGCGTTTAAAAAAGCCATGAGTCTTTATGAATCGCAAAATTATCATCAAGAAGCGCAAAAACTCAAAGCTGGACTACAAGAATTAGGCATTTGGGAAGAGTAA
- a CDS encoding Uma2 family endonuclease has translation MLIQSPSKTYTLDEYRLLEEKAEFRSEYDQGKIIPMTGGTIDHNRIVRNLVRLLDTAFEEKPYEVFSSDLRLWIPQYSKGTYPDVMVIAGQPVFNDNRIDEVINPCLIVEVLSKSTESYDRGNKFLYYRSIQEFTEYVLISQSDYFIEHYRKTRQGQWVLQEYRGDKIKITLESVGVSLVVQDIYSGVNFS, from the coding sequence ATGCTAATTCAATCTCCCTCTAAAACCTATACCTTAGATGAATATCGCTTACTAGAGGAAAAAGCAGAGTTTCGCAGTGAATATGATCAAGGAAAGATTATACCAATGACTGGAGGAACGATTGATCATAATCGAATTGTTCGTAATCTTGTACGTCTTTTAGATACAGCTTTTGAAGAAAAACCTTACGAAGTCTTTAGTAGTGATTTGCGTTTGTGGATTCCTCAATATAGCAAAGGGACGTATCCTGACGTTATGGTTATCGCTGGTCAACCTGTTTTTAATGATAATCGTATCGATGAAGTTATTAATCCTTGTTTAATTGTAGAAGTGCTTTCTAAATCTACGGAAAGTTATGATCGCGGTAATAAGTTTCTCTACTACCGTTCTATTCAAGAATTTACAGAGTATGTATTAATTAGTCAATCAGACTATTTTATTGAACATTATCGCAAAACCAGGCAAGGACAATGGGTATTACAGGAGTATAGAGGCGATAAAATTAAGATTACTTTAGAGTCTGTGGGGGTTTCTTTGGTTGTTCAGGATATTTATTCTGGGGTTAACTTTAGTTGA
- a CDS encoding YnfA family protein, with protein MNIFRSLLYFFFTGLCEIGGGYLVWLWLKEGKSIKYALLGWGLLMLYGVLPALQTANFGRVYSAYGGAFVIFSLLWGWKVDRIPPDSYDWLGTLIILIGASVIMYAPRN; from the coding sequence ATGAATATCTTTAGATCTTTATTGTATTTCTTTTTTACAGGACTGTGCGAAATTGGTGGCGGCTATTTAGTATGGTTATGGTTAAAAGAAGGAAAAAGTATTAAATATGCTCTACTAGGTTGGGGACTTTTAATGTTATATGGTGTTTTACCTGCTTTACAAACAGCTAATTTTGGCAGAGTTTATAGTGCTTATGGAGGAGCATTTGTTATTTTTTCTCTATTGTGGGGTTGGAAAGTTGACCGTATTCCACCTGATTCTTATGATTGGTTAGGTACTCTGATTATTCTTATCGGAGCAAGTGTCATAATGTATGCACCGAGAAACTGA
- the clpS gene encoding ATP-dependent Clp protease adapter ClpS, producing MATAPSVAPKGSTAVVNKPYPNYKVIVLNDDFNSFEHVAKCLMTYIPGMTSDRAWELTNQVHFEGQATVWVGPQEQAELYHQQLRREGLTMAPLEKA from the coding sequence ATGGCGACTGCGCCCTCTGTCGCACCGAAAGGGTCAACGGCTGTCGTTAATAAACCTTACCCCAACTATAAAGTCATTGTGCTTAACGATGATTTTAATAGCTTTGAGCACGTCGCTAAGTGTTTAATGACTTATATTCCAGGGATGACCAGCGATCGCGCTTGGGAATTGACCAATCAAGTCCATTTTGAAGGTCAAGCAACGGTGTGGGTAGGTCCCCAAGAACAAGCGGAACTCTATCATCAGCAATTACGCCGAGAAGGGTTAACGATGGCCCCGTTGGAGAAAGCTTAA
- the tatA gene encoding twin-arginine translocase TatA/TatE family subunit, with product MFGLGWPEVIIILGVGLLIFGPKKIPEIGSSLGKTLRGFKEEINASEDEDSDNDSINR from the coding sequence ATGTTTGGATTAGGCTGGCCGGAAGTGATTATTATTTTAGGGGTAGGTTTATTGATTTTTGGACCTAAGAAAATCCCTGAAATTGGATCAAGTTTGGGTAAAACCTTACGGGGATTTAAGGAAGAAATTAACGCTTCTGAGGATGAAGACTCGGATAATGATTCGATTAATCGGTGA
- a CDS encoding ferrochelatase — protein MVATPEKIHQDSINGSRKSDRVAVLLMGYGEVESYEDFANYNEQALNLLTAKFAPVPTWIYPPLAKLLAIFDLHEWQHQHDHFISPHNHIFEHQRAGIERELQAKWGDRVQVFKAFNFCKPFLPHQVLAEIQAQGFEKLLIYPLLVVDSIFTSGIAVEQVNKALGNIPKDSEHWVKGLRYIPSFYNQPGYLDLMAKMVEEKIAESLANKYLPSQIGIVLMNHGCPHEAKGFTSGIDESQALYELVRERLIHRYPLISVGWLNHQTPMIKWTQPNAELAAKNLLDLGAKAVIFMPIGFATENHETLLDVEHIIHGLRQKRSDVTYIQMACVNEHPEFVKMAAEWANSHIADLLNEEALTVNPSLAMASLNINHDHHHHHHHDHNGQHHHH, from the coding sequence ATGGTTGCTACTCCTGAAAAAATACATCAAGATTCTATTAATGGTTCTAGAAAGAGCGATCGCGTGGCAGTTTTGCTGATGGGGTATGGAGAGGTAGAAAGTTACGAAGATTTTGCCAATTATAATGAACAAGCATTAAATTTATTAACCGCTAAATTTGCTCCCGTTCCGACGTGGATTTATCCCCCATTAGCGAAATTATTAGCTATTTTTGACCTACATGAATGGCAGCATCAGCACGATCATTTTATTTCCCCCCATAATCATATTTTTGAACACCAAAGAGCTGGAATTGAGCGAGAATTACAAGCAAAATGGGGCGATCGCGTACAAGTTTTTAAGGCGTTTAACTTCTGTAAACCCTTTCTTCCCCATCAAGTATTAGCCGAAATTCAAGCCCAAGGATTTGAGAAACTATTAATTTATCCTCTGTTAGTAGTTGATTCGATTTTTACCAGTGGAATTGCAGTAGAACAGGTGAATAAAGCATTAGGAAATATCCCCAAAGACTCCGAACATTGGGTTAAAGGATTACGGTATATTCCTTCATTTTATAATCAACCTGGCTATCTCGATTTAATGGCAAAAATGGTTGAAGAAAAAATAGCAGAAAGTTTAGCTAATAAGTATCTTCCCTCTCAAATTGGCATTGTTTTAATGAATCATGGGTGTCCCCACGAAGCCAAAGGTTTTACCTCTGGAATTGATGAAAGTCAAGCCTTGTACGAGTTAGTTAGAGAGCGATTAATTCATCGTTATCCGTTGATTTCTGTGGGCTGGTTAAACCATCAAACGCCTATGATTAAATGGACACAACCCAATGCAGAATTAGCAGCTAAAAATCTGCTAGATTTAGGGGCAAAAGCAGTCATCTTTATGCCCATTGGATTTGCTACTGAAAACCACGAAACCCTCTTAGATGTCGAGCATATCATTCACGGTTTACGTCAGAAACGTTCCGATGTTACATACATTCAAATGGCCTGTGTTAATGAACATCCAGAGTTTGTTAAAATGGCAGCAGAATGGGCAAATTCTCACATTGCTGATTTATTGAATGAGGAAGCTTTAACGGTTAATCCTTCCTTAGCGATGGCATCATTAAATATCAATCATGATCATCATCATCACCATCATCATGATCATAATGGACAGCATCATCATCACTAA
- the rplK gene encoding 50S ribosomal protein L11 — MAKKVVAMIKLALPAGKANPAPPVGPALGQHGVNIMAFCKEYNAKTADQAGMVIPVEISVFEDRSFTFVLKTPPASVLIRKAAGVERGSNQPNKTKVGSITQDQLREIAQTKMPDLNANDIEAAMKIVAGTARNMGVTIKE, encoded by the coding sequence ATGGCCAAAAAAGTTGTTGCAATGATCAAACTCGCCCTCCCTGCGGGGAAGGCGAACCCCGCCCCGCCCGTTGGTCCAGCCTTGGGTCAACATGGGGTCAATATTATGGCGTTTTGCAAAGAATATAACGCAAAAACCGCCGATCAAGCCGGAATGGTGATCCCCGTTGAAATTTCCGTCTTCGAGGATCGAAGCTTTACCTTTGTCCTAAAAACGCCCCCCGCTTCGGTTTTAATCCGTAAAGCCGCCGGAGTGGAACGAGGCTCTAACCAGCCCAATAAAACCAAGGTAGGCAGCATTACCCAAGACCAATTACGGGAAATTGCCCAAACCAAAATGCCCGACCTCAATGCCAACGACATTGAAGCGGCCATGAAAATTGTTGCCGGAACCGCCCGTAACATGGGTGTGACCATCAAAGAGTAA
- a CDS encoding DUF2103 domain-containing protein, which yields MGNQSKGRLVWNHSTHIQGLIPVLEQLISYPGITTVTPGVISRSKGHSPRLKLRISVPIRGGYKAIARQGKTVQEVFIVTELSHEELETAINTVLS from the coding sequence ATGGGTAATCAATCCAAAGGAAGGCTTGTTTGGAACCATTCTACCCATATTCAGGGACTGATTCCTGTTCTTGAACAATTAATTAGCTACCCAGGTATTACCACGGTGACTCCTGGGGTCATTAGTCGTTCTAAAGGCCATTCTCCGCGCTTAAAATTGCGGATTTCTGTGCCTATTCGGGGGGGATATAAGGCGATCGCTAGACAAGGCAAAACCGTCCAAGAAGTCTTTATTGTCACTGAGTTAAGTCACGAAGAATTAGAAACAGCTATTAATACGGTTCTTAGCTAA
- a CDS encoding phycocyanobilin:ferredoxin oxidoreductase gives MLDTSPVSIRSQLNPLICQLAEVILSHWQEYLSLSLYKLPDGLGYVEGKLEGERLVIENRCYQAPQFRKMHLELAKVGKGLDILHCVMFPNPDYSLPMFGCDIVANSRAVSAAIADLSPANAELTLSPTYQKALSQLPSLDFRESRDLPEWGDIFSEYCLFIRPTNAEEETQFINRVADFLKIHCQLAVQSQPVSVEQETLNLAGQKYYCTKQQQNDKTRRVLEKAFGQEWADKYITQVLFDLPY, from the coding sequence ATGTTAGACACTTCTCCCGTTTCTATTCGTTCCCAACTCAACCCCTTAATTTGTCAACTTGCTGAAGTGATTCTCTCCCATTGGCAAGAGTATTTATCCTTATCTCTCTACAAATTACCCGACGGGTTAGGCTATGTCGAGGGAAAACTGGAAGGGGAAAGACTGGTTATTGAAAATCGTTGTTATCAAGCCCCTCAATTTCGTAAAATGCACTTAGAATTAGCTAAAGTGGGGAAAGGATTAGATATTCTTCACTGTGTTATGTTTCCTAATCCTGACTATTCTCTTCCAATGTTTGGTTGTGATATTGTTGCCAATTCTAGAGCAGTTAGTGCCGCGATCGCAGATTTATCTCCCGCTAATGCGGAATTAACCCTATCTCCTACTTATCAAAAAGCCCTATCTCAATTACCTAGTTTAGACTTTAGAGAATCCCGTGACTTACCCGAATGGGGCGATATTTTTTCGGAATATTGTTTATTTATTCGTCCGACTAATGCAGAAGAAGAAACACAATTTATAAACCGCGTTGCTGATTTTCTCAAGATTCACTGTCAATTAGCTGTGCAATCTCAACCCGTTTCTGTTGAACAGGAAACTTTGAATTTAGCGGGGCAAAAATATTACTGTACAAAGCAACAACAAAATGACAAAACTCGTCGGGTTTTAGAGAAAGCTTTTGGCCAAGAATGGGCTGATAAATATATAACTCAGGTTTTGTTTGATTTACCTTACTAA
- a CDS encoding PAP/fibrillin family protein: MKEKARLLEAIAGKNRGLLATDIDRVRVLSALEQLEDHNPNPKPLEAKELLDGNWRLLYTTSKGILGLDRLPVLQLGQIYQCLRLSEGKLYNIAEIIGVPLLEGLVSVVASFEAVSERRVNVKFERYIIGSQRLLGYHSPNQFIEEIESGKKFFPIDFSIENRDQKGWLEITYLDEDLRVGRGNEGNVFVLSKERGI, from the coding sequence ATGAAAGAAAAAGCAAGACTATTAGAAGCGATCGCGGGTAAAAATCGCGGACTTTTAGCCACAGATATTGATAGAGTTAGGGTTCTTTCTGCCTTAGAACAACTCGAAGATCATAACCCTAATCCTAAACCCCTTGAAGCTAAAGAATTACTCGATGGCAATTGGCGGTTACTTTACACTACCAGTAAAGGGATTTTAGGACTCGATCGCCTACCTGTATTACAATTAGGGCAAATTTATCAATGTCTTCGTCTTAGTGAAGGAAAATTATATAATATTGCTGAAATTATTGGGGTTCCTTTGTTAGAAGGATTAGTGAGTGTTGTTGCTAGTTTTGAAGCAGTATCAGAACGACGAGTTAATGTTAAATTTGAACGCTATATTATTGGTTCACAACGCTTATTAGGGTATCACTCTCCTAATCAGTTTATTGAAGAAATTGAATCAGGTAAAAAGTTCTTTCCTATCGATTTTAGTATCGAAAATCGTGATCAAAAGGGATGGTTAGAAATTACCTATTTAGATGAAGATTTACGAGTGGGTAGAGGCAATGAAGGCAATGTTTTTGTCTTATCTAAAGAACGCGGAATTTAG
- a CDS encoding DUF2993 domain-containing protein translates to MTAIVFGTLPFPNQSGDQIVSKAVSAAIAALFKRTGKIQATVRAEPVAKLLQGSVDGFDFIGNGMLMYNGLRIEDMELYVQAVSIDFSAIFSGQVKLRQPTQASMRVVLTEEDLTNSFNTPFVVEKLQKLQYQGQSLNFSNTQMLVNDDKSLTIKTQIRLGKSTETIDLDLTAQLEVQERRKLQFVEVHYGGNEQSQSLGEALIDHVNDLLDLDKFALDGTQLRVDRVRIRNKQIIFYGVAKINQFPQRK, encoded by the coding sequence ATGACAGCAATCGTGTTTGGAACATTACCCTTTCCCAACCAGAGTGGCGATCAGATCGTCAGCAAAGCCGTTAGTGCGGCGATCGCAGCGTTATTTAAGCGCACAGGCAAAATTCAAGCGACTGTGCGTGCAGAACCCGTGGCCAAGCTTTTACAAGGCAGCGTAGACGGATTTGACTTCATTGGCAACGGAATGCTGATGTACAATGGCCTACGGATTGAAGACATGGAATTGTATGTCCAAGCCGTTTCCATTGACTTCAGTGCTATTTTTAGCGGACAAGTCAAGCTAAGACAACCGACTCAAGCGAGTATGCGGGTTGTTTTAACCGAAGAAGATTTAACTAACTCCTTTAATACTCCCTTTGTAGTGGAAAAGCTGCAAAAATTGCAGTATCAGGGACAGTCTCTGAATTTTAGCAACACCCAAATGCTCGTTAATGATGATAAGTCCTTAACCATTAAAACTCAAATTAGGTTAGGTAAAAGCACTGAAACCATTGATCTTGATCTAACAGCACAATTAGAAGTCCAAGAACGACGTAAGTTACAGTTTGTTGAGGTTCACTATGGGGGAAATGAGCAGTCCCAATCGTTAGGAGAAGCCTTGATTGATCACGTCAATGATTTGCTAGACTTAGATAAATTTGCTTTAGATGGAACTCAACTGAGGGTTGATCGCGTCCGCATTCGTAACAAGCAAATTATCTTTTATGGGGTGGCTAAAATTAATCAGTTTCCCCAACGTAAATAA
- the rplJ gene encoding 50S ribosomal protein L10, with amino-acid sequence MGRTRDNKAAVIADLKELLSDAQLAFVIDYQGLSVSEITELRNRLRPTGSICKVTKNTFMEMAVQEDDNWQPMTQFLTGSSAFVLVKDDVGGAVRAYQGFKKDTKKTEFRGGVMQGQALNEDQVKAIADLPSKEELMAQIAGALNSIATKLAVGINEVPSSVARGINEVPGSLGRVVNAIANKEEGNAA; translated from the coding sequence ATGGGAAGAACCCGAGACAACAAAGCGGCCGTCATCGCCGATCTCAAGGAACTCTTGAGTGACGCGCAATTGGCCTTTGTCATTGATTATCAGGGGCTATCGGTCTCTGAAATCACCGAACTGCGTAACCGCCTACGTCCCACGGGATCGATCTGTAAGGTGACGAAAAACACCTTTATGGAGATGGCCGTACAAGAGGACGACAATTGGCAACCGATGACCCAATTTTTAACGGGATCATCGGCCTTTGTCCTCGTTAAAGACGACGTAGGGGGCGCGGTTAGGGCTTACCAAGGCTTTAAGAAAGACACCAAAAAAACCGAGTTTCGCGGTGGTGTCATGCAAGGCCAAGCCCTGAATGAAGACCAGGTGAAAGCGATCGCTGATTTACCGTCAAAAGAAGAATTGATGGCTCAAATTGCGGGCGCGCTCAACTCTATCGCTACCAAGTTGGCGGTGGGGATCAACGAAGTGCCTTCGTCCGTGGCACGGGGGATCAACGAGGTTCCTGGGTCTTTGGGTCGTGTCGTCAACGCGATCGCCAACAAAGAAGAGGGCAACGCTGCTTAA
- the rplA gene encoding 50S ribosomal protein L1, translated as MPKKLSKRFKEALAKVDQNQTYAPLEALQLLKETATAKFNESAEAHIRLGIDPKYTDQQLRTTVSLPKGTGQEVRVAVIARGEKVQEANNAGADIVGSEELIEEIFKGMMDFEVLIATPDMMPKVAKLGRLLGPRGLMPSPKGGTVTADLTNAITEFKAGKLEFRADRTGIVHVMFGKASFTPEDLLANLKALQETVDRNRPSGAKGRYWRSVFVSASMGPSIAVDINALRDLKLTEV; from the coding sequence ATGCCCAAAAAACTGTCAAAACGCTTCAAAGAAGCCCTGGCAAAAGTCGATCAAAACCAAACCTATGCACCGTTAGAAGCCCTGCAACTGCTTAAAGAAACGGCAACGGCAAAATTTAATGAATCGGCTGAAGCCCACATTCGTTTAGGAATTGATCCCAAATACACCGACCAACAATTGCGGACTACCGTCTCCTTACCCAAAGGAACCGGCCAAGAAGTGCGCGTCGCCGTCATTGCCAGAGGGGAAAAAGTCCAAGAAGCCAACAATGCCGGAGCCGATATTGTGGGGTCTGAGGAATTAATCGAAGAAATTTTCAAGGGAATGATGGATTTCGAGGTACTCATTGCCACCCCCGACATGATGCCCAAGGTAGCGAAATTAGGGCGGTTGTTGGGACCTCGCGGCTTGATGCCTTCTCCCAAGGGGGGAACGGTAACGGCGGATCTCACCAATGCGATCACCGAATTTAAAGCCGGAAAATTAGAATTTCGGGCTGACAGAACAGGGATTGTTCATGTTATGTTTGGTAAGGCATCGTTTACCCCCGAAGACTTATTGGCCAATCTCAAGGCTCTTCAAGAAACCGTAGACCGTAACCGTCCTTCTGGTGCCAAGGGGCGTTACTGGCGCAGTGTGTTTGTTTCTGCTTCGATGGGACCCTCTATCGCGGTGGATATCAACGCGCTACGGGATCTAAAATTGACAGAGGTTTGA
- a CDS encoding AAA family ATPase, translating to MSFKEEFQLLLRACYPLIYITTPEEERAENAIAHCAQTLGNRSVYLWDFVDGYQDNPNNEGVGQRNPLQALEFIEKLPQNVGGIFILRDFPRFLDDISISRKLRNLARSLKSQSKNIVIIAPEIEIPAQLSEIFTIVDFPLPNPQEIKTEVQRLLASTGQSLPDKLLDELVRSSQGLSLERIRRVLTRCLASHGRLEPEDVELILEEKRQSIRQTQILDFYPATEQISDIGGLDNLKDWLLRRGGAFSERARAYGLPHPRGLLLVGIQGTGKSLTAKAISHHWHLPLLRLDVGRLFGGLVGESESRTRQMISLAEALSPCVLWIDEIDKAFGGVDGKGDSGTTSRVFGTFITWLAEKQSPVFVVATANNIQALPPEMLRKGRFDEIFFVGLPTQEEREAIFNVHLSRLRPHNLKSYDIKRLAYETPDFSGAEIEQTLIEAMHLGFSQNRDFTTDDILEAASQIIPLARTAQEQIEFLQNWAAAGKARLASRSSSLSRSLPGQLN from the coding sequence ATGTCCTTTAAAGAAGAATTTCAACTACTACTACGCGCCTGTTACCCCCTAATCTATATTACTACCCCCGAAGAAGAACGCGCCGAAAATGCGATCGCCCACTGTGCCCAAACCCTCGGCAACCGTTCCGTCTATCTCTGGGACTTCGTAGACGGCTATCAAGATAATCCCAACAACGAAGGGGTAGGACAGCGCAACCCCCTACAGGCACTAGAATTTATCGAAAAACTGCCCCAAAACGTCGGCGGAATCTTCATACTCCGCGATTTCCCCCGTTTTCTCGACGATATCTCCATCTCCCGCAAACTGCGTAACCTTGCCCGCAGCCTGAAATCCCAATCCAAAAACATCGTTATTATCGCCCCAGAAATCGAAATTCCTGCCCAATTAAGCGAAATCTTCACCATTGTTGACTTTCCCTTACCCAACCCCCAAGAAATCAAAACCGAAGTCCAACGCCTCCTCGCCTCCACGGGACAATCTTTACCCGATAAACTCCTAGATGAGTTAGTCCGTTCGTCCCAAGGACTGTCCCTAGAACGTATCCGTCGTGTCCTCACCCGTTGCCTCGCCAGTCACGGCAGACTCGAACCCGAAGACGTAGAACTCATCCTCGAAGAAAAGCGTCAATCAATTCGTCAGACCCAAATTTTAGACTTTTACCCCGCAACGGAACAAATTTCCGATATCGGAGGACTAGACAACCTCAAAGACTGGTTATTAAGACGAGGCGGCGCATTTAGCGAACGGGCGAGGGCTTACGGCTTACCCCATCCTCGCGGCTTACTCTTGGTAGGCATCCAAGGAACCGGAAAATCCCTCACCGCCAAAGCCATCTCCCACCATTGGCATTTACCCCTGCTACGGCTTGACGTTGGGCGATTATTCGGCGGATTAGTGGGAGAATCCGAGTCTCGTACCCGCCAGATGATTAGTCTCGCTGAGGCGTTATCTCCCTGCGTTTTATGGATTGATGAAATCGACAAAGCCTTTGGGGGAGTTGATGGCAAAGGCGATAGCGGAACCACCAGTCGGGTTTTCGGGACGTTTATCACCTGGTTAGCCGAAAAACAGTCCCCCGTCTTTGTTGTCGCCACAGCTAATAATATTCAAGCATTACCGCCAGAAATGCTAAGAAAAGGCCGTTTTGATGAAATTTTCTTTGTCGGTTTACCCACCCAAGAGGAACGCGAAGCCATTTTTAACGTCCATCTATCTAGACTCCGACCCCATAACCTGAAAAGTTACGATATTAAGCGACTCGCCTACGAAACCCCCGATTTTTCTGGGGCTGAAATCGAACAAACTCTAATTGAAGCCATGCACCTTGGTTTTAGCCAAAACCGCGACTTTACCACCGATGATATCTTAGAAGCTGCCAGTCAAATTATTCCCTTGGCTAGAACCGCCCAAGAACAAATCGAATTTCTGCAAAATTGGGCAGCAGCCGGAAAAGCCCGTCTTGCTTCTCGCAGTAGTTCCTTAAGTCGTTCGCTTCCAGGTCAACTGAATTAA
- a CDS encoding type II toxin-antitoxin system HicA family toxin, translating into MIKTFELLGFQMIREREHIVMVRDNGDGTQTLPRDAQSKSD; encoded by the coding sequence GTGATCAAAACCTTCGAGTTATTGGGTTTTCAGATGATTCGTGAACGAGAACATATCGTGATGGTTAGAGATAATGGAGACGGAACTCAAACCCTCCCTCGTGATGCCCAATCAAAATCAGATTAA
- the yidD gene encoding membrane protein insertion efficiency factor YidD: MKTLLIVLIKGYRNFISPLFPPSCRFQPTCSKYALEAVERFGVLHGGSLAIKRILRCHPFHPGGYDPVPLVDSSSKRSQ; this comes from the coding sequence ATGAAAACTCTTTTGATTGTACTAATTAAGGGCTATAGAAATTTCATTTCTCCCCTCTTTCCTCCAAGCTGTCGCTTTCAACCAACTTGCTCAAAATATGCCCTAGAAGCAGTTGAAAGATTTGGCGTTTTACACGGGGGTAGCTTGGCGATTAAACGGATTTTGCGTTGTCATCCTTTTCATCCAGGGGGTTATGATCCCGTACCTTTAGTAGATTCGTCTAGTAAACGATCGCAGTGA